The Bombus fervidus isolate BK054 chromosome 6, iyBomFerv1, whole genome shotgun sequence genome contains a region encoding:
- the LOC139988330 gene encoding uncharacterized protein isoform X3: MEKENSASGGGGGGGGGGGGEAAATATPGATSASEKLQADQANPLLDPTALFGAYWPRGDSAASSLFGGMPGGYGLGAHHLPSAYAILGRGGSAPGFGGHTPASAPPPPPYSHSSLGTLSVAASQAASLGINPASAAWWTMASHLAAQDYLARLQGAAGLPGFPPGAESLLPPYPASLLNPPSLSSHKSSKSKSSKSHKMPASSSSSTTPSMTGSSLPVSTQAPVTSSHHSTSTSSTPNSQTNVVSSAKEGSDPSSILGGVRLPPDTEIIKYTSSIVGPKVPGTTNRGRKKTISLDTPSVSVHPPPVPALSAHQTNTTTSSLMMEPRKYNRTGTESNDYRESVDRVEVIKLPAHSTNGSALPAPSSYTTTTNASNSNDSDAPLNLSLKPSTTSSSSPISGSQPLSQLSNLSQSLLASDRTSRRKPGPKPRRVPQNSVPVPASPSPSLAQLFAAADSPQRPSSGSEESESASTTHHKDGRPRNLGRGVSKPKKNTVASLLAQSRALGIKPTPTLDPSVPLSHQVSLLRSNILAAQLHATATGQTDDKNQEKMKNKVLEVSGEESNMDVTSESGSNTDVVTDTDDDNADGVSSAKRRKVKPSERDLQVPLERGWKRETVIKGLGKSGVIKGDVSYYSPCGKTFRSSPDLAKFLEQQNPPDLTTANFSFSSRPLVGEFLQPTMGLAEAEFVRLGAQEVARRLEELRAAGGFRDVRTNNQYEREKLAYAKKLAKEEAQRHKEQARLIKEQEKTERQEAVRREREIRNQQLLEGRKRLAFTIKQKMKIIQEIERGKSKSDVARELGLASSTVATIWKNRESIAESWRNRDMMQHSDVEDSVAKKSGLPSSSSNLASVTSLVTNNTVLNTVNTTNSSTTGTTLPTAIVVAPPQVQVVPPPPPPPLPLPTTSATVIPSTSQPTQLSTPPISSTMSTGTTTTTNASMDNTQQAQTQTQSQELLEARKKRQEEVEKIRLEEQQRKQQERELKRQQAVMLKEQMYMQELTKQREMLYTVELERERRRQHMALVRALENRRKMEEREKKRLEARAERIATKEKRAEQRKVEMELIEQIRKPVEDMELTDHRSLPELKRLPGLKLSGQAFADIVMVFEFLHNFGETLGFDMESLPSLKSLQLALLNDEEAEEELLSVMTHLLVCAIEDPGIPQPARHTTGLGQSLRQADITHANISEVLRIYLYANATGEVKALTGVCLERERDKKFADHHQNGGDYASTCSGKNAQFYEHLHNNETWKMSERLRDKPFLALNPTHKAQMLAFLCNELLQNKAVIRQIEGSLETVAQLRKERFVLDTKIRKLRQLHSRKVRMEAVGVIVNKTGDTITIEKKEVDEEGNTTSTAVGTTPTPDEIHHEDEVEDMSENESEGTQPEEEEDKNLSGEELGKKLDKLLKQSEEQLQKLNSSSKQLRAHIFGQDRYWRRYWELACAGGIFVEAMESAEPEILELQAELDEKYKNVSMEEKSETKQEDTKVENRENEAPNDVKKEKKFNSSEQEADVKPLADKTKSEIDDVNCKKEPMQNCENLANMKEEKKNDLDNSMTDAKTNVTSEEIKQETEIVSMDVDIKEETKKENDEADEDTKPAVKIMEDKIVETIPNGDKFNHVNNLHNGKELNGTFISNNSNESNWFSILPRETCDTPGPSTKQIFGIAEPTELRIPVFPPPASPNYDRCDSPAPLILTQDEAAQLEYLKVHGLPPPGEAKPVPKDLRYGWWRITDVDTFQELLEHLHSRGVREKELKRTTWATMESFLAVTGKINVDPGNLTATELQATPDEPDTPIPKPDNPADWSEQVALRVDAQLLEQVEALEDKVANASMQIKGWKLPPRAGTEEAEEIEKLNEMEKISAVEQARQRLLSLEAAIERRYLKPPLGVCTGDPNLAALKAEQAAAANANSNNSDQSNQTPIPQEETTPRGLNNWREATARAHTSAQLAMALYMLEASIAWDKSIMKAVSLTPARNSVCVKLRNRCVSLKATTQYNQLLTTSQASNCQFCHSGDNEDKLLLCDGCDRGYHTYCFRPKMENIPDGDWYCHECMNKATGERNCLVCGKRVGKNLVLCELCPRAYHTDCHNPVMPKMPRGKWYCSNCHSKQPKKRNSSRRSHTKGAGTRESESSDHPPASPTPSTASNTHVEDVSSSEPATPTASPRKEGNNRTLTKKQQRELAPCKVLLEQLEQQDEAWPFLLPVNTKQFPTYKKIIKTPMDLSTIKKKLQDSVYKSRDEFCADVRQMFINCEVFNEDDSPVGKAGHGMRSFFEMRWTEITGAPPPHPQTHS; the protein is encoded by the exons CGTATTGGCCTCGAGGCGACAGTGCAGCTTCGTCGCTATTCGGCGGAATGCCGGGTGGGTATGGATTGGGGGCCCATCATTTACCATCGGCTTATGCCATCTTGGGCCGTGGTGGCTCTGCTCCCGGATTCGGGGGCCACACACCAGCTTCCGCTCCACCACCACCTCCATACTCCCATAGCAGCCTTGGTACTCTGAGTGTAGCTGCCAGTCAGGCTGCGAGTTTAG GTATCAATCCTGCTAGTGCAGCATGGTGGACAATGGCCTCACATTTAGCTGCACAGGACTACCTCGCGAGGTTACAAGGAGCAGCAGGGCTACCCGGATTTCCGCCTGGTGCCGAGAGCCTTCTGCCACCCTATCCTGCCTCTCTACTTAACCCACCGTCCCTATCGTCCCACAAATCTAGTAAGT CTAAGTCAAGCAAGAGTCACAAGATGCCAGCGAGTAGTAGCAGCTCGACGACGCCGAGTATGACGGGCAGCAGTTTACCGGTTTCGACTCAAGCACCAGTCACGTCGTCTCATCACAGCACGTCGACCAGCAGCACGCCGAATTCGCAAACGAACGTTGTCAG TTCTGCGAAAGAGGGCAG cgATCCTAGCAGTATATTAGGAGGTGTACGTCTGCCACCTGATACGGAGATTATCAAGTACACGTCGAGCATAGTCGGTCCAAAGGTTCCTGGCACAACGAATCGCGGCAGGAAGAAGACTATATCCTTAGACACACCTAGTGTGAGTGTTCATCCACCGCCGGTACCTGCTCTGAGTGCTCATCAGACAAACACCACGACATCTTCGTTAATGATGGAACCGAGAAAATATAATCGCACGGGG ACCGAATCGAACGATTATAGGGAGTCGGTGGATCGCGTAGAGGTGATCAAATTGCCGGCACACTCGACAAACGGCTCTGCCTTACCAGCGCCATCGTCGTATACAACAACCACTAACGCGAGCAATTCGAATGATTCGGACGCGCCGCTGAACCTCTCGCTGAAACCCTCGACGACGAGCAGTAGCTCGCCGATTTCAGGCAGTCAGCCGCTCAGTCAGCTCAGTAATTTAAGTCAGTCGTTACTCGCCTCCGATCGAACTT CGAGAAGAAAGCCAGGACCGAAGCCTCGAAGGGTACCACAGAATTCCGTACCGGTGCCAGCATCGCCGAGTCCATCCTTGGCGCAACTGTTCGCTGCAGCGGATTCACCTCAACGACCGAGCAGCGGAAGCGAGGAGAGCGAGAGCGCCAGTACCACCCACCATAAAGATGGTCGGCCGAGAAACTTGGGCCGTGGAGTATCTAAACCGAAGAAGAATACGGTGGCCTCGTTACTAGCTCAGAGTAGAGCTTTGGGAATCAAACCGACGCCCACTTTGGATCCTAGTGTGCCATTGTCTCATCAGGTCTCGTTACTTAGGTCGAATATTCTGGCTGCTCAATTGCATGCCACTGCCACTGGCCAGACCGATGATAAGAATCAG GAGAAGATGAAGAACAAGGTGCTCGAGGTATCCGGTGAGGAGAGTAACATGGACGTGACGAGCGAGAGCGGCAGCAACACCGACGTTGTGACGGACACCGACGACGACAACGCGGATGGCGTGTCTAGcgcgaagagaagaaaagtgAAGCCTAGCGAGAGGGATCTCCAGGTGCCGCTTGAGCGTGGCTGGAAGCGAGAGACCGTCATCAAGGGATTAGGAAAGTCAGGGGTGATAAAGGGTGACGTGTCTTATTATAGTCCTTGTGGAAAGACGTTCAGGAGTAGTCCGGATTTGGCAAAG TTTTTGGAGCAACAGAATCCACCCGACTTAACGACGGCAAACTTTTCGTTCTCGTCTCGTCCGCTTGTGGGTGAATTCCTGCAGCCAACGATGGGTCTCGCGGAGGCGGAATTCGTTAGGTTGGGCGCTCAGGAAGTTGCGAGAAGATTGGAGGAGTTGAGAGCCGCAGGTGGTTTCAGGGACGTGCGAACAAACAATCAGTACGAGAGGGAGAAACTGGCATATGCAAAAAAGCTAGCGAAAGAGGAGGCGCAACGGCACAAGGAGCAAGCTAG GCTCATCAAGGAGCAAGAGAAAACAGAAAGGCAGGAGGCAGTAAGGCGAGAGCGGGAGATTCGAAATCAACAGCTGCTCGAG GGTCGAAAGCGGCTAGCGTTCACGATCAAGCAGAAAATGAAGATCATCCAAGAGATCGAACGCGGTAAGAGCAAGAGCGACGTGGCGCGCGAGCTGGGTCTGGCTAGCAGCACGGTGGCCACCATTTGGAAGAATCGGGAAAGCATCGCGGAGAGCTGGAGGAACCGCGACATGATGCAGCATTCTGATGTCGAGGACTCGGTCGCAAAAAAGTCCGGCCTGCCCTCATCGTCGTCGAATTTGGCGTCCGTCACGTCGTTGGTGACGAACAATACGGTGTTAAACACCGTCAACACCACCAACAGTAGCACCACCGGCACCACGTTGCCCACCGCCATCGTGGTGGCACCGCCACAGGTGCAGGTGGTGCCGCCGCCACCACCACCGCCTCTCCCATTGCCGACCACCTCCGCCACGGTCATCCCGTCGACGTCGCAACCGACGCAGCTCTCCACACCGCCAATCTCCAGCACCATGTCCACAggcaccaccaccaccaccaacGCCAGCATGGACAATACTCAGCAGGCCCAGACCCAGACGCAAAGTCAGGAGCTTCTGGAG GCTCGGAAAAAACGGCAGGAAGAGGTGGAGAAGATACGACTGGAAGAGCAACAACGGAAGCAACAG GAACGAGAACTGAAGCGGCAGCAGGCGGTTATGCTGAAAGAACAG ATGTACATGCAGGAGCTCACCAAGCAGCGCGAGATGCTCTACACCGTCGAGCTG GAGAGAGAACGAAGGAGACAGCACATGGCGTTGGTTCGAGCGTTAGaaaatcgacgaaaaatggaggaaagagagaagaaacggTTAGAGGCGAGAGCCGAGAGAATAGCGACGAAGGAGAAACGAGCTGAACAGAGGAAGGTCGAGATGGAACTGATCGAACAGATCAGAAAGCCTGTCGAGGACATGGAGCTAACGG ATCACAGATCACTGCCAGAATTGAAACGACTACCTGGTCTCAAGCTGTCCGGTCAGGCGTTCGCAGACATCGTGATGGTGTTCGAATTTCTGCATAATTTCGGCGAGACTTTAGGCTTCG ATATGGAATCGCTGCCAAGCCTAAAAAGCCTTCAACTTGCGCTGCTAAATGACGAGGAAGCCGAGGAAGAACTCCTTTCCGTGATGACACATCTGTTAGTATGCGCGATCGAGGATCCAGGAATCCCTCAACCAGCAAGGCACACAACCGGTCTTGGTCAAAGTTTACGTCAAGCTGATATAACGCACGCTAACATCAGCGAAGTCTTACGAATCTACTTATACGCGAACGCGACAGGAGAAGTGAAGGCTTTGACAGGAGTATGTTTGGAACGGGAACGCGACAAGAAATTTGCTGATCATCATCAGAATGGCGGTGACTATGCCTCGACCTGTTCAGGCAAGAACGCCCAATTCTACGAACACTTGCACAACAACGAAACATGGAAGATGTCCGAGAGGCTGAGGGACAAACCGTTCCTGGCCTTGAATCCCACGCATAAAGCGCAGATGCTCGCGTTTCTCTGCAACGAGCTATTGCAGAACAAGGCTGTGATCAGACAGATCGAGGGTAGCTTGGAGACGGTGGCTCAATTGAGGAAAGAGAGATTTGTGTTGGATACAAAAATTAGGAA attGAGGCAGTTGCATAGTCGAAAGGTTCGAATGGAAGCAGTTGGCGTAATCGTTAACAAAACTGGAGATACTATTACGATCGAGAAGAAAGAGGTTGACGAGGAAGGTAACACGACGTCGACAGCAGTGGGGACGACACCCACTCCTGATGAAATTCATCACGAAGACGAGGTTGAAGACATGTCCGAGAATGAGAGCGAAGGAACTCAGCCCGAGGAG GAGGAGGACAAAAATCTGTCCGGCGAAGAGCTGGGTAAGAAATTGGATAAACTGTTGAAACAGTCAGAAGAACAATTGCAGAAATTGAACAGCTCCTCGAAACAGCTACGAGCACATATATTTGGACAAGACAGATACTGGAGAAGATACTGGGAGCTGGCATGCGCTGGTGGCATCTTCGTCGAAGCTATGGAAAGCGCTGAACCAGAAATCCTAGAGTTGCAGGCTGAACTAGACGAAAAGTACAAAAACGTGTCGATGGAGGAAAAGTCAGAAACGAAGCAGGAGGACACCAAAGTCGAGAATCGCGAGAACGAAGCTCCTAACGACgtaaagaaggagaagaaattCAATTCGAGCGAGCAAGAGGCCGACGTCAAGCCTTTGGCGGACAAAACGAAATCTGAAATTGACGATGTTAATTGCAAGAAAGAACCTATGCAAAACTGCGAGAATTTGGCGAACatgaaggaagagaaaaagaacgatTTGGATAATTCGATGACCGATGCGAAGACCAACGTCACGTCTGAGGAGATTAAACAAGAAACAGAGATAGTTAGTATGGATGTCGATATCAAAGAAGAGACGAAGAAGGAGAACGACGAAGCAGATGAAGACACGAAACCAGCGGTGAAGATAATGGAAGATAAAATCGTCGAAACAATTCCAAACGGTGATAAGTTCAACCATGTTAACAATCTTCATAATGGAAAAGAGTTAAACGGCACCTTTATATCTA ATAATAGCAACGAATCCAATTGGTTCTCGATTTTACCTCGCGAGACTTGCGATACTCCAGGACCAAGTACCAAGCAAATATTTGGAATAGCCGAACCAACCGAACTGAGAATACCAGTGTTCCCTCCGCCGGCTAGTCCAAATTACGACAGGTGTGACAGTCCAGCTCCTTTGATTTTGACTCAAGACGAAGCAGCGCAACTTGAGTATTTGAAAGTGCATGGTTTACCACCCCCTGGAGAAGCCAAACCAGTACCAAAAG ATTTGAGATATGGTTGGTGGAGAATAACGGACGTAGACACGTTTCAAGAACTATTGGAGCACCTTCATTCTCGCGGTGTTCGCGAGAAGGAactaaaacgtacaacgtgggcGACCATGGAATCTTTCCTAGCTGTTACGGGCAAGATCAACGTGGACCCTGGTAACCTGACTGCTACCGAACTTCAAGCGACACCAGATGAACCTGACACACCGATTCCAAAACCAGACAACCCGGCTGACTGGAGTGAACAAGTCGCATTACGGGTAGATGCGCAGCTTTTGGAACAAGTCGAGGCTCTAGAAGATAAAGTGGCAAATGCCAGCATGCAGATCAAAGGCTGGAAGTTACCTCCACGAGCAGGAACCGAAGAGGCGGAAGAAATTGAGAAACTGAACGAAATGGAGAAAATTAGCGCGGTTGAACAAGCTCGACAAAGGTTACTATCCCTGGAAGCAGCTATTGAAAGGAGATACTTAAAACCACCGTTAGGCGTTTG tacTGGAGATCCAAATCTAGCGGCCTTAAAGGCAGAACAAGCGGCCGCTGCGAACGCAAATTCGAATAATTCGGATCAGAGCAATCAGACCCCGATACCTCAAGAAGAAACAACTCCAAGAGGGCTGAACAACTGGCGAGAAGCAACGGCTCGAGCACACACGTCCGCTCAGCTCGCCATGGCGCTTTATATGTTGGAAGCCAGCATCGCTTGGGACAAGAGCATCATGAAGGCTGTGAGTCTAACACCAGCTAGAAACTCGGTCTGCGTCAAGCTACGAAACCGCTGCGTCTCACTCAAAGCTACCACTCAATACAATCAGCTATTGACTACTTCTCAGGCCTCT AATTGTCAGTTCTGTCATAGCGGAGATAACGAAGACAAactattactgtgtgatggtTGTGACCGCGGCTATCATACTTATTGTTTCCGTCCAAAAATGGAAAACATTCCTGATGGTGACTG GTATTGTCACGAATGCATGAACAAAGCTACAGGGGAACGAAACTGTTTGGTATGTGGAAAGAGGGTTGGTAAAAATTTAGTGCTATGTGAACTCTGTCCACGGGCTTATCACACTGACTGCCACAATCCTGTTATGCCAAaa ATGCCAAGGGGTAAATGGTATTGTTCTAATTGCCACAGTAAACAACCAAAGAAGAGAAATAGTAGTCGAAGGAGTCATACCAAAGGGGCAGGCACCAGAGAAAGTGAAAGTTCTGATCATCCACCAGCTAG TCCAACGCCGTCAACGGCATCGAACACACACGTAGAGGACGTCAGTTCATCGGAACCGGCAACCCCAACTGCTTCGCCACGGAAGGAGGGAAACAATAGGACGCTCACGAAGAAACAGCAACGAGAGTTGGCTCCTTGTAAGGTGCTACTCGAACAGTTGGAGCAACAGGACGAGGCCTGGCCGTTCCTCTTGCCGGTGAACACCAAACAGTTTCCTACCtacaagaaaattattaaaacaccCATGGATCTCAGTACGATCAAGAAGAAATTGCAGGACTCCGT GTACAAGTCTCGCGATGAGTTTTGCGCCGATGTCAGACAGATGTTCATCAACTGCGAGGTATTCAACGAGGATGACAGTCCCGTGGGGAAGGCTGGACACGGGATGCGCAGTTTCTTCGAAATGCGTTGGACCGAGATTACTGGCGCACCACCTCCACACCCACAAACGCATAGCTGA